Sequence from the Ereboglobus luteus genome:
GCCGACGTCGTTGAGCGCGACGATGACTTCCTCGAAGTTGATGTCGCCGTGGCCGGGCGAGCGGAAGTCCCAGTAGCGGCGCGGATCGCCGAAGTCGGTGTGTCCGCCGAAGACGCCCGCGGTGCCGTCGCCGTGGCCCCACCAGGCGTCCTTGATGTGCGCGTGGTAAATGCGGCTGGCGAAGGTGCGGATGAACTTCACGTAGTCCACGCCCTGATAACCGAGATGCGAGGGATCGTAATTGAAACCGAAGCGGCGGTGGCCCTTGACCGCGTCGATGGCGCGGCTGGCGCTGACAATGTCGAAGGCGATCTCGGTGGGATGGACCTCGAGGGCGAAGTTCACATCGACCTTTTCGAACGCGTCGAGGATGGGGAGCCAGCGCTTGGCGAACTCGGCGTATCCTTTTTCCCAATACGCCTGCGAGGTCGGCGGAAACGCGTAGATGGAATGCCAGATCGGCGAGCCGGTGAAGCCGTTGACGACCGCGGGGAATTTCGCGGAGTAGGTGCGCCCGACGCTGTCGTTTTTCGGGCGGGCGTCGTAGAACGCACGCGCGGCCTTGGCGGTGGTGATCATTTTTTTCGCGGCGCGCTTGCGCACGCCCTCGGGATCGCCGTCGCCCCAGACATCGGGTGCGACGACCTCGCGGTGGCGGTCGTCGATGCGGTCGCACACGGCTTGGCCGTTGAGGTGGTTTGAGATGGCGACACAGGTGAGGCCGTGGTCGAGGAGCATGGCCCAGCGATCGCGGAGATACGTCTTGCTCGAGACGGCTTTCTCGACATCGAAGTGATCGCCCCAGCAGGCGAGTTCGAGGCCGTCGTAGCCCATCTTGTGCGCGAGGGGCGCGAGTTTTTCGAGCGGGAGATCGGCCCATTGGCCGGTGAACAACGTGACTAATCGTGACATGTTTTTCTAGGGTTCGGGTTGTTGTTTGGGTTTGTTGAGGGAAAGAGGGAGTTTTCCCGGGAGTGAACACGCGGTCGCGGTTTGCGGCAATTAAAAATACGTTCAATGGCGCCGGGACGTGTTGCCAAAATGGAAAGGAGGCGCATTATTCCATTTCATTTCCCGGGCATT
This genomic interval carries:
- a CDS encoding sugar phosphate isomerase/epimerase family protein — encoded protein: MSRLVTLFTGQWADLPLEKLAPLAHKMGYDGLELACWGDHFDVEKAVSSKTYLRDRWAMLLDHGLTCVAISNHLNGQAVCDRIDDRHREVVAPDVWGDGDPEGVRKRAAKKMITTAKAARAFYDARPKNDSVGRTYSAKFPAVVNGFTGSPIWHSIYAFPPTSQAYWEKGYAEFAKRWLPILDAFEKVDVNFALEVHPTEIAFDIVSASRAIDAVKGHRRFGFNYDPSHLGYQGVDYVKFIRTFASRIYHAHIKDAWWGHGDGTAGVFGGHTDFGDPRRYWDFRSPGHGDINFEEVIVALNDVGYRGPLSVEWEDSRMDRVHGGTEAAAFVRKIDFPSSTVAFDAAFANK